TTGAAAACGGCTCACGATGGTCCTGACTTGTTTCGTGTCGCATATGTCGAGTTGTCGCCGACTCAGTCCCAGGCACTGGTACCGTCCGTTCATCACCGAGAGCAGGTCTTGACCCAATTGTCCGTGTGCCCCCGTTACCAGTACCTTCATGAATCGTCGCCCCCATCCATTCCAGCAGCGCTTTGCGGCGTTTCCTGGCCTAACAAACGTTGCCACCACTTCGGATGTTCCACATACCATCGGATGGTTTCTTCTAATCCGATGTCAAATGGATATGCCGGTCGCCACCCCGATTCACGCCGAAGTTTTCCGGAGTCCATGGCGTAACGCCTGTCATGACCGGGCCGGTCACTAACGTGTTCTATGAGCGACTCGGGTTTGTTTAGATGACGCAAAATCGCACGCACTATCGTGATGTTCTCGCGTTCGTTTTCACCGCCAATGTTGTACACTTCACCCGCACGCCCGTGATGCGCAACCCAATCTATCGCCTTGCAATGATCGCTGACGTGCAGCCAATCACGAATCTGCCTTCCATCCCCGTAGACAGGGATTTTTTTGTGGGCCATTGCTCTCGCAATGGTTAGGGGAATTAACTTCTCCGGAAATTGGTATGGACCGTAGTTATTCGTGCACCGCGTGATGTTCACAGGGAGGCCATAGGTGTGTTGGTACGATTGAACCATCAGGTCAGCGGCGGCTTTGCTCGCTGAATAAGGACTGCTTGGAGCTAACAGCGTCGACTCGTAAAACGTACCGGTTTTGCCGAGCGATCCGTACACTTCATCGGTGGACACCTGGACGAATTTACGAACGCGATGCTTGCGAGCGGATTCGAGTAACACCTGCGTGCCGTATACATTGGTCTGAACAAACAGACCTGCATCTGCAATGCTCCGGTCAACATGGGTCTCAGCAGCAAAGTTCACGACATAGTCGATGCCGTGTTTCATGACACTATCCACTTCGTGTTGGTTTCGGATGTCACCCCGGACAAAATGGTAGTTCGGATTGTCTTGAATCGAAGTCAGGTTGTCGAGGTTCCCAGCATACGTCAATAAATCGAAATTAAAGACGCTGTCGCTGGGATGTACGTTCAGTATATGGGATATAAAATGGCTTCCAATAAACCCGGCACCGCCCGTAACGAGCCAAACTGTCATTTTGTCACCTCACGCGTTCAAACTAAATCTGTTGAGTATTTCATCGCACTTATCATATGAGTCGTGGCTCAGGCTGGTATGTATAAGTACCTACACTACATCGATGTCCTGCCTCCTAGACAAGTGCCGCGCAAAATAGACTGCGGCACATTTTAGTAAATTGCCCAAGCATTCAGGATTGGCCATCATATTGTGTGGACGTGGCGAAGAATTTACGTTGGAAGGAGATTACCAAGGTGACAAGTAGGCAGAACGTGGTTCGTATCAAGGAGGTCGCGATAGGACAGCTGAAGATTGGACGTATAGTGAATCCAAAGCCGGTGAAACCGACTCGTCCTATAAACGTCCAAAAACTCCTCGGAGAAGTTCGTAAATTCGCTCGTCAACTGCGCATATTCAGACGAGACACGCTCGCAGAAGAACAAAGGTTGCAGTCTGAGATTAACCAGTTACAGACTCAGGACGCCAATCTGCAAGCTCAGATTTCGAAACTGCAGACACAAGTTGCTAACCTGCAAACACAGGTTGCGAACCTGCAAACCGAGCTTGAGTCTGATGTGACACCGAACCCTGCACTACAGTCACTCCTGCAAAGCAAACAAGGGCAAACGGTCACTGTGGCAACGCCTGCCGGCAATGTCACTGGGGAGGTCATATTGGTTGGTACTGATGCGGTACAGATTCAAGAGCCCAACGGTGATATCGTGAATATTCCGTTTGCGAAAATTACAGCCGTACAATAATAGGAGGTGCCCCGATGACTTTTACACAGATCCTTGCAACATTTCTTGGTCGTTCGGTTGAAGTCATGGTGCCGAATCAGATGCTTGACGGCACGCTGATTAGCGTGACTGCAACGGAGTTGGCCCTGCAAGCCACGTCTCCGGTATACGGCCCCACACCAACTGCAGTCTCTGTACCACTTATCAACATCGATTTTGTAAGAATTCTTGTTTGAACACATGGGGTATCTATTACCCCATACATAGCCTTATTTTGGTCCCTCATTGTGGTCTCGTAAACCATGAACCCGCCCAACTGGGATACGCATTGCGATACCTGTTGCTGACACTGTCGTGTCGTAACAACCGATGATACACCGGCTGATTCATGCACTTTGCAGTGTGTGTCTGCAGGAGCATGGAACAAATAGCAATATCTTCAAACAATCTTCCACTCGACGCATCACTCGTTGGCCAGCCGCCAACTTTGTGAATCTTACTCGCCCGGTAGAATCTAGGTACTGGCGGTGATGGGTTTACCCCATG
The Alicyclobacillus curvatus genome window above contains:
- the rfbB gene encoding dTDP-glucose 4,6-dehydratase gives rise to the protein MTVWLVTGGAGFIGSHFISHILNVHPSDSVFNFDLLTYAGNLDNLTSIQDNPNYHFVRGDIRNQHEVDSVMKHGIDYVVNFAAETHVDRSIADAGLFVQTNVYGTQVLLESARKHRVRKFVQVSTDEVYGSLGKTGTFYESTLLAPSSPYSASKAAADLMVQSYQHTYGLPVNITRCTNNYGPYQFPEKLIPLTIARAMAHKKIPVYGDGRQIRDWLHVSDHCKAIDWVAHHGRAGEVYNIGGENERENITIVRAILRHLNKPESLIEHVSDRPGHDRRYAMDSGKLRRESGWRPAYPFDIGLEETIRWYVEHPKWWQRLLGQETPQSAAGMDGGDDS
- a CDS encoding DUF2642 domain-containing protein; this encodes MTSRQNVVRIKEVAIGQLKIGRIVNPKPVKPTRPINVQKLLGEVRKFARQLRIFRRDTLAEEQRLQSEINQLQTQDANLQAQISKLQTQVANLQTQVANLQTELESDVTPNPALQSLLQSKQGQTVTVATPAGNVTGEVILVGTDAVQIQEPNGDIVNIPFAKITAVQ